The following coding sequences lie in one Lolium perenne isolate Kyuss_39 chromosome 2, Kyuss_2.0, whole genome shotgun sequence genomic window:
- the LOC127333211 gene encoding beta-amylase: MHAMLATSPSSQLVKLQPWWGSCRRRAASPSLLPPTIAGRTVASAPPLRAVAAESAQTSAVPQPQPTPLDADEEKMLANYVPVFVMLPLEVITAENEVEDAEGLRAQLRRLREAGVDGVMTDVWWGIVEGAGPARYDWRGYRELFRLVQEEGLKLQVIMSFHACGGNIGDAVNIPIPEWVRAVGQADPDVYYTSPGGARNQEYLTIGVDHRPLFHGRTAIQLYADFMKSFRENMADFLESGLIVDIEVGLGPAGELRYPSYPESQGWAFPGIGQFQCYDKYLEEDFRAAATDAGRPEWELPDDAGEYNDAPDDTRFFAADGAGATYLTEKGRFFLTWYSSKLIEHGDRILDEANRIFLGCKVKLAAKVSGIHWWYRHPSHAAELTAGYYNLGGRDGYAPVARMLARHDGAVLNFTCAEMRNSEQPEEAMSAPEEIVQQVLSAGWREGIEVACENALPRYDRRAYNQMLKNARPNGVDLGGGGGGPVRRIAALTYLRLTDELLTGNKYRAFKTFVRKMHADQEYCPDPAQYFRPLKPLERSRPAIPMDRLLEATSPEAPYPFEAETDMSVGGDLAELIDWAVDKIEWIFG; the protein is encoded by the exons ATGCACGCCATGCTCGCGACCTCACCGTCATCGCAGTTAGTCAAGTTACAGCCATGGTGGGGAAGCTGCCGGAGAAGGGCGGCATCTCCTTCCCTTCTTCCACCGACGATCGCCGGGAGGACGGTGGCGTCTGCTCCTCCTCTCCGAGCTGTGGCCGCCGAGAGCGCGCAGACTTCTGCTGTGCCGCAACCACAG CCTACTCCGTTGGACGCCGACGAGGAGAAGATGCTAGCCAACTACGTCCCGGTCTTCGTCATGCTACCC CTGGAGGTGATCACCGCTGAGAACGAGGTGGAGGACGCGGAGGGGCTGAGGGCGCAGCTGCGGCGGCTGCGCGAGGCCGGCGTCGACGGCGTGATGACGGACGTGTGGTGGGGCATCGTGGAGGGCGCCGGGCCGGCTCGGTACGACTGGCGCGGGTACAGGGAGCTGTTCCGGCTGGTGCAGGAGGAAGGCCTGAAGCTGCAGGTCATCATGTCCTTCCACGCGTGCGGCGGCAACATCGGCGACGCCGTGAACATTCCGATACCGGAGTGGGTGCGCGCCGTCGGCCAGGCGGACCCGGACGTGTACTACACGAGCCCCGGCGGTGCCAGGAACCAGGAGTACCTCACCATCGGGGTGGACCACCGGCCTCTGTTCCACGGCAGAACTGCCATCCAG CTGTACGCCGATTTCATGAAGAGCTTCAGAGAGAACATGGCCGACTTCTTGGAATCTGGCCTGATCGTGGACATCGAGGTCGGGCTTGGCCCTGCCGGCGAGCTGAGGTACCCATCCTACCCTGAGAGCCAGGGGTGGGCGTTCCCTGGCATCGGACAGTTCCAA TGTTACGACAAGTACCTGGAGGAAGATTTCAGAGCGGCGGCAACGGATGCCGGGCGCCCGGAGTGGGAGCTTCCCGACGACGCCGGAGAGTACAACGACGCCCCGGACGACACGCGGTTCTTCGCGGCGGACGGCGCCGGCGCGACTTACCTCACCGAGAAGGGGAGGTTCTTCCTCACATGGTACTCGAGCAAGCTGATCGAGCACGGGGACAGGATCCTGGACGAAGCGAACAGGATCTTCCTGGGCTGCAAGGTCAAGCTCGCCGCCAAG GTGTCTGGCATACACTGGTGGTACAGGCACCCGAGCCACGCCGCGGAGCTGACCGCCGGGTACTACAACCTGGGCGGGCGCGACGGGTACGCGCCGGTCGCGCGCATGCTGGCGCGGCACGACGGCGCCGTGCTCAACTTCACCTGCGCGGAGATGAGGAACTCGGAGCAGCCCGAGGAGGCCATGAGCGCCCCGGAGGAGATCGTGCAGCAG GTGCTGAGCGCCGGGTGGAGGGAGGGGATCGAGGTGGCGTGCGAGAACGCGCTGCCCAGGTACGACCGGCGGGCGTACAACCAGATGCTGAAGAACGCGCGGCCAAACGGCGTCgaccttggcggcggcggcggcggcccggtgCGCCGGATCGCCGCGCTGACGTACCTCCGGCTCACGGACGAACTCCTGACCGGGAACAAGTACCGGGCCTTCAAAACCTTCGTCAGGAAAATGCACGCCGATCAG GAGTACTGCCCTGACCCGGCCCAGTACTTCCGGCCTCTGAAGCCTCTGGAGCGGTCAAGGCCGGCGATACCCATGGACCGGCTGCTGGAGGCGACGTCGCCGGAGGCGCCGTACCCGTTCGAGGCCGAGACGGACATGAGCGTCGGCGGCGACCTCGCGGAGCTCATCGACTGGGCGGTCGACAAGATCGAATGGATATTCGGTTGA